The genomic segment GGGCctgcttattaaaaataaaagatctatGCTGAAAGCTCAGAGGATCACACAAAGTTAACTCCCCTCTGAGAACACCTAACGTATCAGAATATAGAAAAGGTGGCTTTCGGAGTCTGGTTTCTTTTAATTACCTGTATCAGGTGAGTCACAAGACGCTCTAGACACAATGCCTGCTTTCCTACCCCGGCACCGCTGCTCTTAGAACACACCAGAAGGCTGTAGGACTCTAGTGGGGCTGcttgtgcgcgcgcgcgcacacacacacacacacacatacacacacacagagtttggACAGTGCCATCAGCTCTTGCTTTGGGGCCAGGGCAGAGTCATTCTTCAGACTTGTACTCCCGATTCTGGTGCTGCATCTTGGAAAGGACGCGCTCGTAAAACAGCAGGTAGGCACTGGAGGACAGGACCTCCTGTAGGCTGGCCTTGCGGACAGTGTCATCAGAAATCCACAGCCACTGGTTGCTGGTGGAGAGAGGGTTCTTGGCTGAAGGAGGGGACCGTCGGTAAGTCACAAAGTGTCCAGAATGCATGTCTCCGTGGTGAACAACAACAGCCATCAACTGGAAGAGGTACGCGGAGGAGCTGAATGGTAGGAGCAGATGCAACAGGGATGGTTTATAGGCAGAAGCAAAGAGTAAAAGAATTCTAGGTGTTCAACAAGAGGGGATGGTACGATGATACATCCATATAGCAGAACgctatgcagccattaaaatacaGTCCCGAATTTACTGGTATGGTAAGCTGTCCATTCTAGGAGTATGCGTAAATTatgtagtatacacacacacacctgcagagTGGAAGACCTTAAAGATTTAACTGGTGATCTCTAGCGTACCCCaagaagctttattttatttatttattttttatcttttttggccacacccacagcatgtggaagttcccgggccagggattgaacctgcactacagcaatgaccccagccatagcagtgacaacaccagatcctcaacctgctgggcCATGAGGGAACCccctaagaaatttaaaattttcttctttatactttccGACataataaacatacacacacataatatttaaattgtatGGACTTTACAATTCTTAAAGTGACTGCCAATGAGGCACGTTCGTCTAAAGAGCTCACCTGTGGTCAGGAACAGCTGGGAGTGGGAAGGGCACCGGGGCTGGCAGGGTGGGCAGGAAGGGTGGGGAACAGGCGCCATTCATGAGCATCTGTGTTTTGGGGCCCCCCAGCTGGCTCCGAACTGCAAGAGAAAAGGCATAAGGCAATTAAAACAACACAGTAGCAGTAAACAAAACACAGTTTTGATTAGTTTGAAATGTAACTCCCCTATAATGCTACAAAGGAAAAACAGGTATTTTACTTTGTACTATGTTGATTCATAATACTTCCTTTTCGTCTCTGCCTGCTTTAATCCCAGATAGGAAAAATATATCCAGCTCCTGGTCTCCTGCTTGCTTTGACAGCTGTGGCAATCTGTGAGGTTCCCAGCGCTGTTCGCTGAAGACACATGTCAGAGTCAAGCGGTAGACAATTTACTGGCATTCTGACCTAAACCAGTATTTCGCAACCTTGACATCACTGACGTTCGGTGCTGGAGAATTCTTTGTGAGGGTTGGAGGCTGAGCAGCCTTCCTGGGCTCTACCCACTAGAAGCCAGCAGCAGCTCCTCTCCCAGGTGTGACAACCAAAAACGTCAGCAGCGGTTACCCAGTGTGCCCGGGGGGTGCAGAACTCCCTGTGGAAAACCACTGatgcaaacattttcttctttagttGTCAGCTTCTGAGGACCAGCTGCACGGAGCAGATATTTAGGGTGCAAAAGGTAATTGGGGGGGGTATTtacatctcttttccttttaagtgTCATATTCAGGGGCCTTTAAGTACCCAGCAGTTCACTGTTTGCCTCTTTAACCACCATGCTCTGAACATCAGCAGACCTGCACCCTTCGCCTGGAAGAGGACGAAGCCAGGTCCTTGATTTAAAACGTGCGCTCTTCCCACCCCAGCTGCTCCTGATGCTCATCTACTACTCtgctgaaaaaagacaaaactcaatCTCCCTGTGAATGATGTCCCGCCAGGCCACGCAAATGGatgtaagaaagaataaaaatagggagGGGTGCTAAGTGGGGAAAAATCCGAGGTGCAGGGAAGACAGGCCAGGCTTGACTGGGAGCAGCACACAGGTGGCAAGTTGAGGTTTGGAGCCTCGAAAGTCAGTGGGTTTTCTTCACTCATAAAGAACTGAACATAGTACATCCGAAGCCTTTACAAAACTGCTCCGACACACCACTTCAGGGCCAGTTCCCCAGCCTGCTGTTTGCCCCTGGACCAATCACCTCACCTCTGGGAGCCTCGACTTTCTCTTCCTTGAGACTGACGGTGGTAATAGCTACTCAGCTTTCCAGGGTCCTGATTCAGTGATAAACCTCAGGTCAGGATGGTAATGGGATCAGATAACTAAGCAATTCAGTAAAGAACTATCAACCCAAATAATTCAGGAAGCTTCAGCCAGGACACCGCTTCCCCTACACATCCTGTAGAAATGGGGTAACTGTACTCggggggagaaaagagaagaaattcacGGGAATAAGAAGAGCCAATTATGGTTTTGCTGGAAGACCAGAAAGCAATCTTTTGCTTTCCTGCCTATATTTTCTCACCTGTCATAGTTTTTAAGAACCAGGCATCTCATGACTACATCATCTAAACCTCTTTTATGAAAACGTCCttcacccacccccaaccctcctGTTCTCAAGAATTTAAGCAGCCACGGGACAAGCCTGGCCCTTGGGGCACACACCTGACTTAGGGGCTGCCGGCCCGTCCTGCACTTCCAATGCGGGCCCTGCCTTCCTGCAGGGCTCGGGGCCCCGGGGCCCCGGCTTGTGTCCGAGGAGGTGATATTTGTAGATATCCATCATCAGGAACTCACTGAACTGCACATGCTCGTGCCGCTTCAGGGGCGTGCCGTGGCTAGACCAGCTCAGCCGCTGGAGGTGGATGCACAGGCACTGGGGGAGCTGTGGGCGGGAAAGATGGGGAGACTGCACATCAGGAACAGGCCTGGGGAAGCCCTCAGGAGCCAAGATGATGGGTGTGCAGCGTGGGCTCACCTTCCCTAGTTTCAGCTGTTTGACAAACGTGGTCCTCTGATGTTCCACCTTCTCCCCATTCAGCGTCCCTTTTGCTTCAATCTGAAATAAAGGAGACATCTCTCCGGAGACATCCTTGAAATAGGACCCCTAGGGAGAGCTGCTCATCAGGCTGGTGTTACACCTGCATTCACGTGGCACCTGACTTCTACCTGCTGAACAATGTGACTGCCCAACTATTTGTGAGCTGTTTTCACTGTTTTGGTCATTAACTAACAGTGATGCAAAGGCAAGAGGAATGAGGAGGCCACTCTGAGACCAACACTGGCATGTCATCTATTTTGTGCCATGTCTTCAAACACTCTGTCTCCCACAGTTCCTCTTAATTCTGAGGCTGAAATTCAATTGCTCAGAGAAGTGGGCAGGTAGTTCAGCTAAGGCAGGTGTGAGACAGGTGGGCATGGAGGGGACTGTGGCAAACTGGAGCGGGCATGTCCTACCTCCAAGCACCGAATTCAGATCTGTCgtttaaatatttttgtggaTAAAACAAAACCCATCTGGGAAAAAGATTTGGTCTGTGGGCTGCCAATTTCCTAACCCAGTTAGGTGGaaatggctgtggctgcagggaGCCTCTGGATATGGTCAGGAGCGCTCGGGGCCAGGGTGTGAGAGGCGCTATTTCAGGACACGTGGGCCAGGTCTGGAGATGGCACTTGGGGTTGAAGCCATACCTTCGTACAGTTGTCACATACGACATCTCGCACTGATTCCGACGAGATGAAGTGGTGAAGGCAGTGGTCCAGGGTCAGTGGATGACCCTACAGCATGGGGAGAACATTCATGGTTACAATGCAACGACAGCTGTTCTGACACCATTGACAATGAGCCTCCCAAGCTTTCTCTGCCTAGGTAGGCTACAGAGCGTCATAGACACCAGTGGGTGTTTCCTGAATAAACATGGAGCTCAAAGCACTCTAGACTTGCTACTACAGACTTCTGCTATTCAAGGGTATAAGGACATAACGCTGCAGAGAATTATGGGCGTCCACACTCTTTTATATATCTTTGAATTTGagatttggtgtgtgtgtgttcaaaacAGCCAAAATTTCTGCAGCAAGAGAGAAGCCGCCCACCTTCTTCTTCCCGCAAACTAGGCCATGGTACCACTGATTAAAACAGATGGGTGCAACCAACCACGAGTCTGAGTAATGTGTAGTACCTGAGCTACACAAAGTCCTTCAAGCCCTTTCAGATTCAAAAATGTCTCCGAAACAGACCCCAAATAGATCACAGATCAGTACGTACCCATGTGGCAGCTGGAATACTTAGTGAAAGGCTATCAAAGGTATCAAATCGAACAGGGCTCTGAAACACATATGGCAGAAAATCCAGAAAAGACTTAGGTTCAATACAAagcttttatatcttttatacgGGAAGATACATGCCTATAAAACAGTTTGTATTTAGATGGTCCACATTAACACAGTAAAACATAATGTACTTACCTAGAagtaaattctattaaaaattgcCTTGTAAACATGCGATACCTATAAGGATAGCTTGGAAAAACTGTACAATAATATACCTGACGCAGCAATTTGGGGATTTCATCCTAAGGAAATAACCATGGATCACATAACTCTAAGGATCTAgttatcacagcattatttataacagccaaatGTGAATGGGTGAAACTTATAGGGAATTATTAAATAAACTATACTGCATCCACATAGAATGGaatactatattaaaaatattgtaggagttcccgtcgtggtgcagtggttaacgaatccgactaggaaccatgaggttgcgggttcggtccctgcccttgctcagtgggttaaggatccagtgttgccaggagctgtagtgtaggttgcagatgcggctcggatcccacattgctgtggctctggcgtaggccggtggctacagctccgattcgacccctagcctgggaacctccatgtgccacgggagcggcccaagaaatagcaaaaagacaaaaaaaaaaaaaaaatatatatatatagtagtaggagttcccattgtggctcagtggtaacaaaccctagtGTCCGTGAGAAcgtggttttgattcctggccctgctcagtgggttaagaatctggcgttgccatgagctgtggtgtaggtcttagacacggcttggagttcctgtggctgtggggtaggctggcagctgtagctctgattcagcctctagcctgggaacctccatatgccatgggaagtggccctagaaaaggcaaaaggacaaaaaaaaaaattactagacataCAATACAAAGAAAGAAGAGTGTGACCCACAGTGTAGGGAAAAGGATCTGAGGTCTGGATGGTGACACCAGCACCAGGACCCCAAAGAGGTACTAGACATATGCTCAAGGACATAAAGAAAGAGGTataaagaaccaaatggaaatgaCACAACTAAAAGGTAcgataactaaaatgaaaaattcactgggCAAGCAAACAGAGATTAAAGATGGAAAAGAGTCAGTACATTTGAAGACAACAAAAATTTCAATAGAAATTATCTAAATTCAAGGAAATGGAGGAATAAGATTGAAGAAAAAAGTACCAAGTCTCAGTGACCTGTGGgataataaaaaatggaataacaaGAGGAAAATGGGGCGACCTTTctcccttttacttttttttggaaaaataatgtcCTCAAAATGTACAAAGTTGgtgaaaaacatacatgtacagCCTTAAGAAATTCAGCAAACTCaagcaaatttaaagaaaagcacaACTATGCACAACATGTACAAACTGCTGCAACcccaaaataaagagaaaatcttataAGTAGCCAGAGAAAATAAtgacacattttacagaagaaagaaacaatgctGACTCTGTGTTAGAAACAATGGAGGCCAGAAGACAACAGACCAATGTCTTTAAAGGATGGATTTAAAATAAACCGAATCGAAACAACAGCAACGCTGTCAACTCAAAATTCTATGTGCAGCCaaactattcttaaaaaaaaaaaaagtaaaacaaaaacattttcatgtaaatgaaatctAAGTGAATTTGTTAACAGATCCGCaaacaatattaaagaaatactttTAGACTGGAGGGAAAAACATCCAATGGACTTGGAACTACAGAAAGCACTAAGGAATACTGAAAATGGTAAATACgaagttcttttcttttaatttcttttaaatacatgTAACTGTTTAAAGCAAAATTTATCACCGTATTGTGGGGTTTATTGTATATGTAGATGTAATATATAAGATAAAGATAGCACAAAGGATGGAGTAACAGAACAATACTTTTGTAAGTTTCCTATATTTTACAAAAAGGAATATGAGATTAACTCTAAATAGACCATGATAAGTTAAAACTGCATGATGTGATCACATGTAAAAAAGTATAGCGAAAAAGGATCCAGggttcctgtgagctgtgtgggttaaggatccagggttcctgtgagctgtggtgtaggtcacagactcagctcggatctggcgttgctgtggctgtggcataggccggcagctgtagctccaattcaacccctagcctgggaacctccatatgcttcaggtgaggccctaaaaagttaaaaaacaaaaaaaaaaaatttttttttttgcacacataGAGAATTCTAAGGAATCTACAACAAAACTTCCATAACAAATACATTTTGCATGCTCTCAAGATACAAGGTCAACATACaaacaactgtatttctatatactagtaGTAAAcagctagaaaatatttttaaaattacacttaaaatagcaccaaaacaatttaaaatgcaagaaaaaaaataagagagatgaATGGGCAACTTAGGGATTAAAAGATATTTACAACATATGAATTATAATGTACGGATCATAATTCTTAAAAAAGATTCAACATTGTTAGTCATCAAGGTAACAGCAACTAAAACCACAACGAAATACTACTTTACACACAATAGGATGGCTGTAAATAAAAAGTCAGATAGTAAGTTTTAGTGAGGATGTGAAAAAATGGAAacctcattcattgctggtgggaatggaaaatggaaaatagtctggcagttcctcaaaaggttaaacacaaAGTTACCATATGAactagcaattctactcctagggatatgctcaagagaaatgaaaacatgttcacacaaaaacttacaCATAAATGTTTGCAGTAGCATTATACATAATAGCctcaaagtggaaacaacccaaatgcccatcaactaatgaacggataaacaaaatgtggtctatccacACAATGGtctatccacacaatggaatattat from the Phacochoerus africanus isolate WHEZ1 chromosome 15, ROS_Pafr_v1, whole genome shotgun sequence genome contains:
- the USP30 gene encoding ubiquitin carboxyl-terminal hydrolase 30 isoform X2, whose amino-acid sequence is MLSSRAEAAMTAADRAIQRFLRTGAAVRYKVMKNWGVIGGIAAALAAGIYVIWGPITERKKRRKGLVPGLVNLGNTCFMNSLLQGLSACPTFIKWLEEFTTQYTRDQKEPPQHQYLSLTLLHLLKALSCQEVTDEEVLDASCLLDVLRMYRWQISSFEEQDAHELFHVITSSLEDERDHQPRVTHLFDVHSLEQQPEITPRQITCRTRGSPHPMFNHWKSQHPFHGRLTSNMVCKHCEHQSPVRFDTFDSLSLSIPAATWGHPLTLDHCLHHFISSESVRDVVCDNCTKIEAKGTLNGEKVEHQRTTFVKQLKLGKLPQCLCIHLQRLSWSSHGTPLKRHEHVQFSEFLMMDIYKYHLLGHKPGPRGPEPCRKAGPALEVQDGPAAPKSVRSQLGGPKTQMLMNGACSPPFLPTLPAPVPFPLPAVPDHSSSAYLFQLMAVVVHHGDMHSGHFVTYRRSPPSAKNPLSTSNQWLWISDDTVRKASLQEVLSSSAYLLFYERVLSKMQHQNREYKSEE
- the USP30 gene encoding ubiquitin carboxyl-terminal hydrolase 30 isoform X1, translating into MLSSRAEAAMTAADRAIQRFLRTGAAVRYKVMKNWGVIGGIAAALAAGIYVIWGPITERKKRRKGLVPGLVNLGNTCFMNSLLQGLSACPTFIKWLEEFTTQYTRDQKEPPQHQYLSLTLLHLLKALSCQEVTDEEVLDASCLLDVLRMYRWQISSFEEQDAHELFHVITSSLEDERDHQPRVTHLFDVHSLEQQPEITPRQITCRTRGSPHPMFNHWKSQHPFHGRLTSNMVCKHCEHQSPVRFDTFDSLSLSIPAATWGHPLTLDHCLHHFISSESVRDVVCDNCTKGSYFKDVSGEMSPLFQIEAKGTLNGEKVEHQRTTFVKQLKLGKLPQCLCIHLQRLSWSSHGTPLKRHEHVQFSEFLMMDIYKYHLLGHKPGPRGPEPCRKAGPALEVQDGPAAPKSVRSQLGGPKTQMLMNGACSPPFLPTLPAPVPFPLPAVPDHSSSAYLFQLMAVVVHHGDMHSGHFVTYRRSPPSAKNPLSTSNQWLWISDDTVRKASLQEVLSSSAYLLFYERVLSKMQHQNREYKSEE